The following coding sequences lie in one Fusarium poae strain DAOMC 252244 chromosome 1, whole genome shotgun sequence genomic window:
- a CDS encoding hypothetical protein (BUSCO:43438at5125), whose amino-acid sequence MASASAAARLCALACRRASRIQQVPRSRQMIQQRPLAQRTFTTSTIRWAREEDQRQDDVDEEDFGPVELKKLEAALAETSTPEGLKQLDQLAKANGYNSIDQYLQNKLDFHPGWASEDRSTLEDIQKDDKGEKPNKQSFWFDEEDPETNTEELEEFDEDDITSMAHGKLDEVREMRKYARLAVWELPLLSKYAKPFEPPTDKQILRWRYTSYMGESHPAEKKVVVQFAPDDLKLTPVQTEKLKKLAGPRYNPETEIIKMSSDSFEHQAQNKRYLSNLIDDLITAAKDPKDTFEDIPLDTRHHVVKPKPQFPKEWRMTPERRQQLDEHRSRLAIEDVKMAESGRLIDGIQAIDQHLLKKPTEEQQKAKVAELVTAAPAKSSSGSRARR is encoded by the exons ATGGCTTCAGCATCGGCAGCGGCAAGACTTTGCGCTCTTGCCTGTCGCAGGGCGTCTAGAATCCAGCAAGTTCCCCGATCTCGGCAGATGATCCAACAAAGACCTCTTGCCCAGCGGACATTCACCACATCGACGATAAGATGGGCCCGAGAGGAAGATCAGCGCCAggacgatgttgatgaggaagatttTGGACCTGTAGAATTGAAGAAACTCGAGGCTGCGCTGGCTGAGACTTCTACACCGGAGGGGCTAAAGCAATTGGACCAGCTGGCCAAGGCGAATGGCTACAACTCCATCGACCAATACCTACAAAACAAGTTAGACTTCCACCCTGGTTGGGCATCCGAGGATCGATCAACATTGGAAGATATCCAGAAAGACGATAAGGGAGAGAAGCCCAACAAGCAGTCCTTCTGGTTCGATGAGGAGGACCCCGAGACCAACACAGAAGAGCTTGAGGAATTTGACGAGGACGACATCACATCTATGGCTCACGGCAAACTTGACGAAGTTCGAGAGATGCGAAAGTATGCCCGATTGGCAGTGTGGGAATTGCCTCTTCTTTCGA AGTACGCCAAGCCCTTTGAGCCTCCTACCGATAAGCAGATCCTACGATGGCGATACACATCTTACATGGGTGAATCCCATCCcgccgagaagaaggtcgTGGTGCAATTCGCCCCCGATGACCTGAAGCTGACCCCCGTCCAAACCGAAAAGCTCAAGAAGCTCGCCGGTCCTCGCTACAACCCCGAGACAGAGATCATCAAGATGAGCAGCGACAGCTTTGAGCACCAAGCGCAGAACAAGCGATATCTCTCCAACCTTATTGATGACCTCATCACTGCGGCCAAGGACCCCAAGGACACTTTTGAGGATATTCCCCTCGACACTCGGCATCATGTTGTTAAGCCCAAACCTCAATTCCCCAAAGAGTGGCGCATGACTCCTGAGCGTCGACAACAGCTTGATGAGCATCGTTCACGTCTGGCCATTGAAGATGTGAAGATGGCCGAGAGCGGCCGGTTGATCGATGGTATTCAGGCCATTGACCAACACTTGTTGAAGAAGCCAACCGAGGAACAGCAGAAGGCCAAGGTTGCGGAGCTCGTTACTGCTGCGCCTGCGAAGAGTTCAAGTGGCAGCCGTGCAAGGAGATAG
- a CDS encoding hypothetical protein (BUSCO:15955at5125): MADNTTSYTIGPLEHTPLDEINAKVDLARKTFMSGRTKDIEFRMRQIRKLYWAIVDNTELMQDALLKDLGKCKYEAVLAEIDWCKQECIDMTNNMEKWLRDEPVPNVPLQFRLMKHRTRFEPLGVILNIGAFNFPFQLTLPVVVGAIACGNCVVLKPSESSPNSAMVLKKIFDESLDPECFTYVNGALPETQRLLEQKFDKICFTGGKVVGKIIAKKAAETLTPVLLELGGQNPAFVTKNANLKLAARRLLWQKTLNAGQVCMSHNYILVERSVLSSFLGELNNQLRTFFPKGAKNSTDLAHIVSASHFNRLKKMLDGTKGKIVLGGSMDESTLFMEPTAVLVDDVEDSMMVDEAFGPIFAIMAVDSLDQAINIANSVDPTPLSLSTFGSKDENKKVLDNVTSGGATCNDAFFHSQIPQSPLGGVGQSGMGNYHGIYSIRTFSHQRTIAEVPYWADALFRVRYMPYQWPNMNRLKIAQPKPNFDRDGNKTKGLGYFVALVFGLGSKKAKGALLRWAFLVVAAAVLEAKKGTLSQLLTR; the protein is encoded by the exons ATGGCTGATAACACCACATCTTACACAATCGGCCCATTGGAGCACACACCCCTCGATGAGATCAATGCCAAGGTTGATCTCGCGAGGAAGACATTCATGTCAGGCCGCACCAAAGATATCGAGTTTCGCATGCGCCAGATTAGAAAGCTTTACTGGGCCATCGTCGACAACACCGAGCTCATGCAAGATGCTCTCCTCAAGGACCTTGGCAAATGCAAGTACGAGGCCGTTCTGGCCGAGATCGATTGGTGCAAGCAAGAATGCATTGATATGACCAACAACATGGAGAAGTGGCTGCGTGATGAGCCTGTTCCCAATGTTCCTCTTCAGTTTCGTCTTATGAAGCATCGCACCCGCTTTGAGCCTCTCGGTGTCATTCTCAACATTGGTGCCTTCAACTTCCCCTTCCAGCTCACTCTtcctgttgttgttggcgcTATTGCTTGTGGTAACTGTGTTGTTCTCAAGCCATCCGAATCTTCTCCAAACAGTGCCATGGTGCTTAAGAAGATCTTTGATGAATCTCTTGACCCCGAGTGCTTCACCTACGTCAACGGTGCTCTTCCCGAGACCCAGCGTTTGCTCGAACAAAAGTTCGACAAGATTTGCTTTACAGGCGGCAAGGTCGTCGGTAAGATCATTGCCAAGAAGGCGGCTGAGACCTTGACTCCTGTGCTCCTCGAGCTTGGTGGCCAGAACCCAGCCTTTGTCACCAAGAACGCCAACCTCAAGTTGGCTGCTCGCCGACTTCTCTGGCAAAAGACCCTGAATGCAGGTCAAGTTTGCATGTCTCACAACTACATTCTCGTTGAGAGAAGTGTCCTCTCTTCATTCCTTGGAGAGCTCAACAATCAACTGCGAACATTCTTCCCCAAGGGTGCCAAGAACAGTACCGATCTCGCGCATATCGTCAGTGCTAGTCACTTTAACCGTCTCAAGAAGATGCTGGACGGAACTAAGGGGAAGATTGTTCTTGGAGGATCCATGGACGAGTCTACCCTGTTCATGGAGCCAACGGCGgttcttgttgatgatgttgaggataGCATGATGGTTGACGAGGCATTTGGCCCCATCTTCGCAATCATGGCAGTCGATTCTCTTGACCAGGCTATCAACATCGCCAACTCGGTTGACCCGACACCTCTCTCACTCAGCACTTTTGGAAGCAAGGATGAGAATAAGAAGG TTCTGGACAATGTCACTTCAGGTGGCGCTACATGCAATGACGCCTTTTTTCACTCCCAGATTCCCCAGTCTCCGCTGGGAGGTGTAGGTCAGTCTGGGATGGGCAATTATCACGGAATCTACTCCATCAGGACCTTCAGCCACCAGCGTACCATCGCTGAGGTCCCTTACTGGGCTGATGCCCTGTTCCGTGTCCGTTACATGCCGTATCAGTGGCCCAATATGAATCGCCTCAAGATCGCGCAACCAAAGCCCAACTTTGACCGCGACGGCAACAAAACCAAGGGACTTGGGTATTTCGTCGCCCTGGTTTTCGGTCTTGGGTCTAAGAAGGCTAAGGGCGCTCTTCTCAGGTGGGCATTTCTTGTGGTCGCAGCTGCTGTCCTGGAAGCAAAGAAAGGTACTCTGAGCCAGCTGCTCACACGATAA